From Xiphophorus hellerii strain 12219 chromosome 6, Xiphophorus_hellerii-4.1, whole genome shotgun sequence, the proteins below share one genomic window:
- the LOC116721894 gene encoding LIM/homeobox protein Lhx8-like, with protein MSEGDTFTEEDIFSQLHQENAFYDTGSSGADDIFEEDSYSPSSLSSSSLPSVPPSTSHQVKIACASCGQEIVDRYLLKVNDLCWHMTCLACSVCKTSLGRHVSCYVKDKQVFCKLDYFRRYGTRCARCGRNIHSADWVRRARGSTFHLACFACSSCKRQLSTGEECGLVENRVFCRSHYDIMMENLKRAKENEQPKLDDDLANQDDPSAIPRPAKRARTSFTADQLQVMQTQFAKDNNPDAQTLQKLAERTGLSRRVIQVWFQNCRARQKKHIGPIQPSSAMMTSLGPTQLTPPLMEDLQYTTYLSPDTPLLTTLTYMEVQTPDQLLLQPLMSNSLTQLPMSHS; from the exons ATGTCGGAGGGAGACACATTCACAGAGGAGGATATTTTCTCTCAGCTGCACCAGGAGAACGCCTTTTACGACACA GGTTCTTCTGGGGCTGATGATATTTTTGAAGAAGACTCCTactctccttcctctctctcatcttcctccttGCCATCGGTCCCTCCATCTACATCCCACCAGGTGAAGATCGCTTGCGCCTCCTGTGGGCAAGAAATTGTGGACAGATACCTTCTCAAG GTGAACGACTTGTGCTGGCACATGACATGTCTCGCGTGCAGTGTATGTAAAACGTCACTGGGGCGACACGTGAGCTGTTATGTGAAAGACAAGCAGGTTTTCTGCAAACTTGACTACTTCAG gAGGTATGGCACTCGTTGTGCACGTTGTGGCCGGAACATCCATTCTGCTGACTGGGTGCGTCGTGCAAGAGGAAGCACCTTCCACTTGGCGTGTTTCGCCTGCTCCTCATGTAAGCGGCAGCTCTCTACTGGAGAGGAATGTGGACTGGTGGAGAACAGGGTCTTCTGTCGAAGTCACTATGACATAATGATGGAGAATCTCAAACGTGCTAAGGAGAATG AGCAACCAAAATTGGACGATGACCTGGCCAACCAAGATGATCCGAGTGCAATTCCCCGACCAGCAAAGAGGGCCAGGACCAGCTTCACTGCTGACCAGTTACAG GTGATGCAAACCCAGTTTGCTAAAGATAATAACCCAGATGCTCAGACTCTGCAGAAGCTGGCAGAGAGGACAGGTCTTAGCCGCAGAGTAATTCAG GTTTGGTTTCAGAATTGCCGAGCTCGTCAAAAGAAACACATTGGCCCAATTCAGCCCTCTTCAGCCATGATGACATCACTTGGTCCTACTCAGCTTACTCCACCTTTGATGGAGGATCTACAATATACAACCTATCTTTCTCCTGACACACCACTTCTTACTACTCTGACTTATATGGAAG TTCAAACTCCGGACCAACTTTTGCTTCAGCCGCTCATGTCAAATTCACTGACACAGCTCCCAATGAGCCACTCCTGA